Part of the Labilibaculum antarcticum genome, TTATGAATGTCTGTTTTGGCAGTATCAAAAGCAACTTCAATCATTTTTGTCTCTTTGTTCCAATCTGCTAATGATACTCCATCAACAGCTAAAGCCGCTTTTTCGATACGATTCTCGCACATACCACAATTACCAAATACTTTAAATTTTTTGGTAGCTTCCTGAGCTGATAAACCAAGGCTAATCACTAAAAACAATCCGATTAATCCTACTAATTTTAATTTCATAATGTTTAATTTTTATCGTTACTAATTCATTTAACTATTTATTGCAACAAGAGCCACTTTTCTTCTTATTTGGACGAGTGCACTCTGAATGATCTGAATCCTTCTTTTCTAATTTATGACTGCAAGTTGAATGATCATCCCCTTCATGACTAGTTGCCTGTGTAAGAGCACCTCTTTCGTACTGACAACATACTGGAAGTTTATTGTAAACCTCATCTTTCGCTTTATGCATTTGAGTGTCGTGACCTGCCATTGCTATGGCCATATGCACTTTATGGATGTCTGTCTTAGAACTATCAAAAGTCACATCAATCATTTTTGATTCTTTGTTCCAATCTGCTAATGATACTCCATCAACAGCTAATGCAGCTTTTTCAATTCTTGTCTCGCACATTCCGCAGTTACCGGAAACTTTAAATTTCTCAGCATTATTTTGTGCAAACACTGATCCTGAACTCATAAAGGCCATTACTAATACAATATAAATTGCTTTAATTTTCATCTTCTCTAATTTCTAAATTATTTATTACTTACAACATCCATTTTTTTACTGATTCTCTTTTATACTTGCAACAATCCGGCAGTGCAAAACAGGCTAAAAAATCCAATATGACACCAGAATTAAAGCCATTACAGATCAGCTTATTTTTTATTAATTAATTTCAAATATTGATCATAAGTTTCATCTGACTTAAAAAACAATACTCTTTTATGATCTTGCGGATCTTGCCTTACTATGGCATCTGCTTTGCTAAACGTTTGACCTGATACCGGATCAACTGCGTATTGAATATTGTCTATATTTTGCTCCAGCTTCAACAAGCATTTCTCACAACAACCATAATAAGTCTTAGCTCCAATTTGAATTGGCAAACTACCTTTACTTTTAATATCACCTCTCACCATACAGATTATACTATCAGGTATAATTTCTCCCTCAAAAGATGAATAATTAATTACATCAGGAATTGATTTACTATTCAATTGAGGACCATATAATGCTATAGCTGCAATTACTATTATTCCTCCCAACAATAGCAATCCTCTCGTTCTGCTTTTACTTTCTAATCGAATCTTAGTTTTATTCTTACTATTTATTTTTTTCATGATTTATCCCCTTTTACCATTACCCCTTTTAATAGTTGACCTAATCTTCAAGAGAAGCTATAAACTTGTTTAAAAGTATTGACACTTCTATTGCACCCCTTTCAATATCCTCATTATTAACGGCACTCATCGAGGCTATTGGATTGATTGCAGCAACTTCAATTTTACCGTTATTAAGTTCCTGAATGATAACATTACAAGGTAACATCGTTCCAATCCTGCTGTCGTATTTTAAAGCCTCCTAAGCAAACTTGGGATTACATGCACCTAATATTTTGTATTTATGGAATTCGACAGCTAACTTCTCGTTGAGTTTTTGTTGAATGTCAATTTCGGTTAGAATCCCAAATCCCACCTTGTGCAGCGATTCTCTAACTTGTACCTCTACTTTTTCGAAATTTGAATTCAGTACTTTGGAATTATAGTACGACATCCTTTTTCTATTTTATGTGAATATTAAACTTTCCTTAAACGCAAAGCATTTGTAATTACAGAGACTGAACTAAAACTCATAGCTGCAGCCGCAATCAGAGGACTAAGAAGAATACCGAAAAATGGAAATAATATACCCGCGGCGATAGGAATTCCTATAGCGTTATAAACAAAGGCAAAAAATAGATTTTGTTTA contains:
- a CDS encoding heavy-metal-associated domain-containing protein encodes the protein MKLKLVGLIGLFLVISLGLSAQEATKKFKVFGNCGMCENRIEKAALAVDGVSLADWNKETKMIEVAFDTAKTDIHKVHMAIANAGHDTEMHKAKDEVYNELPGCCKYDRAKSKMEGHEGHSHN
- a CDS encoding heavy-metal-associated domain-containing protein, whose product is MKIKAIYIVLVMAFMSSGSVFAQNNAEKFKVSGNCGMCETRIEKAALAVDGVSLADWNKESKMIDVTFDSSKTDIHKVHMAIAMAGHDTQMHKAKDEVYNKLPVCCQYERGALTQATSHEGDDHSTCSHKLEKKDSDHSECTRPNKKKSGSCCNK